One window of the Deinococcus depolymerans genome contains the following:
- a CDS encoding C1 family peptidase has translation MNRTLTRPAALLALCAALGGAHAQNTVNLNFKNLTLQPVRVANLDLNVLRVDPQVFQQTLNAPNALQLNLTDLPARIQARDAEVRRSLDVVGTLARSTELRADIARTTLSLPRGLTVPATVTLRGGENREVLLFGQDTVAVSVAQAEAGAERNRAEILGSFGLNDQNPVPREFLSQDSLSGVTLAANTRINVAALNTAALTRLQTRLAPPKPSQPGGELGDGFVSTPSDGACRFTPTSALFTQMRGNAIDQITTIKDQGRRGTCMAFAYTSALESLIARRKKITFNLSEQYAYYWLRGDDGVLGDGAGWGDFDDTISRQRMLPTEVRWKYNPSRSRVRVPANTQQPITAFKNSCVNYADQACSDTTAQAQLVCQSGTNNCAWKPEWDIAPNAAFNFRATQGNEVWVALGNLNLGNADATRAYRRAMLRQMIDRGDQLILGFTVDGAFDSVGASGLPDTTRMGQNVRGGHAVHIVGYVNTGTQTFDTKIAGLINVKMTLPSGYFVIKNSWSCGFGDGGYAYLPDTFMDRETNGVYNLRAGAVASDMAGF, from the coding sequence ATGAACCGCACCCTGACCCGCCCCGCCGCCCTGCTCGCCCTGTGCGCCGCGCTGGGAGGCGCGCACGCACAGAACACCGTGAACCTGAACTTCAAGAACCTGACCCTGCAACCTGTGCGGGTCGCGAACCTGGACCTGAACGTGCTGCGCGTGGACCCGCAGGTGTTCCAGCAGACCCTGAACGCCCCGAACGCCCTGCAACTGAACCTGACCGACCTGCCCGCCCGCATCCAGGCCCGCGACGCCGAGGTGCGCCGCAGCCTGGACGTCGTGGGCACCCTGGCCCGCTCGACCGAACTGCGCGCCGACATCGCCCGCACCACCCTGAGCCTCCCGCGCGGCCTGACCGTGCCCGCCACCGTCACCCTGCGCGGCGGCGAGAACCGCGAGGTGCTGCTGTTCGGGCAGGACACCGTGGCCGTCAGTGTCGCGCAGGCCGAGGCGGGCGCCGAACGCAACCGCGCCGAGATCCTCGGGTCCTTCGGCCTGAACGACCAGAATCCCGTCCCGCGCGAGTTCCTGTCCCAGGACTCCCTGAGCGGCGTGACGCTCGCCGCGAACACCCGCATCAACGTCGCCGCGCTGAACACCGCCGCCCTGACCCGCCTGCAGACGCGCCTCGCGCCGCCCAAGCCCTCGCAACCGGGCGGGGAACTCGGGGATGGATTCGTCAGCACCCCCAGCGACGGCGCGTGCCGCTTCACGCCCACCAGCGCCCTGTTCACGCAGATGCGCGGCAACGCCATCGACCAGATCACCACCATCAAGGACCAGGGACGCCGGGGCACCTGCATGGCCTTCGCGTACACCTCCGCGCTCGAGAGCCTGATCGCGCGGCGCAAGAAGATCACCTTCAACCTGTCCGAGCAGTACGCGTACTACTGGCTGCGCGGCGACGACGGCGTGCTGGGCGACGGCGCCGGCTGGGGCGACTTCGACGACACCATCAGCCGCCAGCGCATGCTGCCGACCGAGGTCCGCTGGAAGTACAACCCGTCCCGCAGCCGCGTGCGCGTGCCCGCCAACACCCAGCAGCCCATCACGGCCTTCAAGAACTCCTGCGTGAACTACGCCGATCAGGCGTGCAGCGACACCACCGCGCAGGCGCAACTGGTCTGCCAGAGCGGCACGAACAACTGCGCCTGGAAACCCGAGTGGGACATCGCCCCGAACGCCGCGTTCAACTTCCGCGCCACGCAGGGCAACGAAGTCTGGGTGGCGCTGGGCAACCTGAATCTCGGGAACGCCGACGCCACCCGCGCCTACCGCCGCGCCATGCTGAGGCAGATGATCGACCGGGGCGACCAGCTGATCCTGGGCTTCACGGTGGACGGCGCGTTCGACAGTGTCGGCGCCAGCGGCCTGCCCGACACCACCCGCATGGGCCAGAACGTACGCGGCGGGCACGCCGTTCACATCGTCGGGTACGTGAACACCGGCACGCAGACCTTCGACACGAAGATCGCCGGGCTGATCAACGTGAAGATGACCCTCCCCAGCGGGTACTTCGTGATCAAGAACTCCTGGAGTTGCGGCTTCGGGGACGGCGGGTACGCCTACCTGCCCGACACCTTCATGGACCGCGAGACGAACGGCGTGTACAACCTGCGCGCCGGAGCCGTCGCCAGCGACATGGCCGGATTCTGA
- a CDS encoding deoxynucleoside kinase, with product MYVVVEGPIGVGKTSLAGRLAARHGAELNLEIVEENPFLAKFYEQPEAFSFQVQAFFLLSRFKQLSALWQPGLYKGSVVSDYLFDKDFIFASMNLRDAEFSLYEDLYSHLSPRLPTPDLVVYLRADTDELLRRIALRGRPFEQDMQAAYLADLTGRYDEYFRTYPHPHLIIDAAGIDFVNNPEHEQDLMARIDEALRATQAAD from the coding sequence ATGTACGTTGTCGTCGAAGGGCCCATCGGGGTCGGGAAAACAAGCCTCGCCGGGCGCCTCGCCGCGCGCCACGGCGCCGAACTGAACCTGGAGATCGTCGAGGAGAACCCCTTCCTGGCGAAATTCTACGAGCAACCCGAAGCGTTCTCGTTCCAGGTACAGGCGTTCTTTCTGCTGTCGCGCTTCAAGCAGCTCTCCGCGCTGTGGCAGCCCGGACTGTACAAGGGCAGCGTGGTCAGCGACTACCTGTTCGACAAGGACTTCATCTTCGCGTCCATGAACCTGCGCGACGCCGAATTCAGCCTGTACGAGGACCTGTACTCGCACCTGTCCCCGCGCCTGCCCACCCCGGACCTCGTGGTGTACCTGCGCGCCGACACCGACGAACTGCTGCGCCGCATCGCGCTGCGCGGCCGGCCCTTCGAGCAGGACATGCAGGCCGCGTACCTCGCGGACCTGACCGGCCGCTACGACGAGTACTTCCGCACGTACCCGCACCCGCACCTGATCATCGACGCGGCCGGCATCGACTTCGTGAACAACCCGGAACACGAGCAGGACCTGATGGCCCGCATCGACGAGGCCCTGCGCGCCACCCAGGCCGCCGACTGA
- a CDS encoding 2-oxoglutarate dehydrogenase E1 component, which yields MTQSQTIMSGGNAAFIEGLYEAYLADPQSVDPEWRSYFDELRGGAHETPHSAIQQAFYELGTQRRGGAVVPVPQGVSGAQQAAGALITAYRVYGHISARTNPLTIRGLPVVPELTPEYYGLSTADLSEHVQDGPFSGPLRDVIAQLHETYCGAIGFEFSYLPATERAWFQARVEANRGRGVYSAEERRRFMYKLNAAEGLELYLKNKYPGVKRFGLEGGESFITLLDRVIQQAGAQGVKEVVIGMAHRGRLNTLVNIFGKPASVLFEEFDGKKKLSDNPDVAGDVKYHMGYSSDVRTPGGPMHLALAFNPSHLEIVSPVVHGSVRARQDRRGDESRRSVLPITVHGDAAVSGQGVVMETLNLSRLRGFATGGAVRIVINNQVGFTISDPRDTRSSRYCTDVAKIANAPVLHVNGDDPEAVAFAGDLALAYRQEFGKDVFVDLICFRRNGHNEGDEPRMTQPIMYREIDRHPGTRALYARTLEAAGVLQAGEADGLVEQYRDRLDRAEPVVTEMENLAQSKLAVDWSKYTDTSWQDEVSTAVSAEKLGELGAKLASVPDGFRVHRTIERTVIKPRQAMARGEQPLDWGMGEMLAYATLLDEGYGVRLVGQDSGRGTFVHRHAVLHDQDAQDPMNEEYMALGHLRDGQGKVEVIDSTLSEEAVMAFEYGYSTSEPNALIAWEAQFGDFANGAQAVIDQFLSAGESKWQRLSGLTLLLPHGYEGAGPEHSSARLERYLQLCAQKNMQVVVPSSAAQIFHLLRRQVLRPYRKPLIVMTPKSLLRNKLAMSPLSELAEGRFHEVIGDAGVSGARRVVISSGKLHWELTEARNADAEGYAGTALVRLEQLYPFPAEALAAELARHPGAQVVWAQEEPENQGAWLMIWEDLEKVLAPGQTLSSSTRPRSASTAAGYASVHAREQAKVIADALGEKLDRAVVADQKELAETAKQQG from the coding sequence ATGACGCAGTCGCAGACGATCATGTCGGGTGGGAACGCGGCCTTTATCGAGGGCCTGTACGAGGCGTACCTGGCTGACCCGCAGAGTGTGGATCCCGAGTGGCGCTCCTACTTCGATGAGCTTCGCGGTGGAGCGCACGAGACGCCGCATTCCGCCATTCAGCAGGCGTTCTACGAGCTGGGCACGCAGCGCCGTGGCGGCGCGGTGGTGCCGGTCCCGCAGGGGGTCAGTGGGGCGCAGCAGGCGGCGGGGGCGCTGATCACGGCGTACCGGGTGTACGGGCACATCAGTGCGCGGACGAACCCGCTGACCATCCGGGGCCTGCCGGTCGTGCCGGAACTCACGCCGGAGTACTACGGGCTGTCCACGGCGGACCTGAGCGAGCACGTTCAGGACGGGCCGTTCAGCGGGCCGCTGCGGGACGTGATCGCTCAGTTGCACGAGACGTACTGCGGCGCGATCGGGTTCGAGTTCAGTTACCTGCCGGCGACGGAACGCGCGTGGTTCCAGGCGCGGGTGGAGGCGAACCGGGGCCGGGGCGTGTACTCGGCGGAGGAACGCCGGCGTTTCATGTACAAGCTGAACGCGGCCGAGGGGCTGGAACTGTACCTGAAGAACAAGTACCCGGGCGTCAAGCGCTTCGGTCTGGAGGGCGGCGAGAGTTTCATCACGCTGCTTGACCGCGTGATTCAGCAGGCCGGGGCGCAGGGCGTGAAGGAAGTCGTGATCGGCATGGCGCACCGCGGCCGCCTGAACACGCTCGTGAACATTTTCGGAAAGCCGGCGAGCGTGCTGTTCGAGGAGTTCGACGGCAAGAAGAAACTCAGTGACAACCCGGACGTGGCGGGCGACGTGAAGTACCACATGGGGTACTCCAGTGACGTGCGCACGCCGGGCGGACCGATGCACCTGGCGCTGGCGTTCAACCCCAGCCACCTGGAGATCGTGTCGCCCGTGGTGCACGGGTCGGTGCGGGCGCGTCAGGACCGCCGGGGTGACGAGTCGCGCCGCAGCGTGCTGCCCATCACCGTGCACGGCGACGCGGCCGTGAGCGGGCAGGGCGTGGTCATGGAGACCCTGAACCTGTCGCGCCTGCGTGGTTTCGCGACCGGGGGCGCGGTGCGGATCGTGATCAACAACCAGGTGGGGTTCACGATCAGCGACCCGCGTGACACGCGCAGCAGCCGTTACTGCACGGACGTGGCGAAGATCGCGAACGCGCCGGTGCTGCACGTGAACGGGGACGATCCGGAAGCGGTGGCGTTCGCGGGGGATCTGGCGCTCGCGTACCGGCAGGAGTTCGGCAAGGACGTGTTCGTGGACCTGATCTGCTTCCGCCGCAACGGGCACAACGAGGGTGACGAGCCGCGCATGACGCAGCCGATCATGTACCGCGAGATCGACCGGCACCCGGGCACGCGGGCGCTGTACGCGCGGACGCTGGAGGCCGCCGGGGTGCTGCAGGCGGGCGAGGCGGACGGGCTGGTCGAGCAGTACCGGGACCGCCTGGACCGCGCCGAGCCGGTCGTGACCGAGATGGAGAACCTCGCGCAGAGCAAGCTGGCGGTGGACTGGTCGAAGTACACGGACACCAGCTGGCAGGACGAGGTGTCCACGGCCGTCAGTGCCGAGAAGCTGGGAGAGCTGGGCGCGAAGCTGGCGTCGGTGCCGGACGGCTTCCGGGTGCACCGGACCATCGAGCGGACCGTGATCAAGCCGCGTCAGGCGATGGCGCGTGGCGAGCAGCCGCTCGACTGGGGCATGGGTGAGATGCTGGCGTACGCGACGCTGCTCGACGAGGGCTACGGCGTGCGGCTGGTGGGGCAGGACAGCGGGCGCGGGACGTTCGTGCACCGTCACGCGGTCCTGCACGATCAGGACGCGCAGGATCCCATGAACGAGGAGTACATGGCGCTGGGGCACCTGCGTGACGGGCAGGGCAAGGTGGAGGTCATCGACTCCACGCTGTCCGAGGAGGCCGTCATGGCCTTCGAGTACGGGTACTCGACGAGCGAACCGAACGCGCTGATCGCGTGGGAAGCGCAGTTCGGGGACTTCGCGAACGGAGCGCAGGCGGTCATCGACCAGTTCCTGTCGGCCGGTGAGAGCAAGTGGCAGCGCCTGAGCGGCCTGACGCTGCTGCTGCCGCACGGGTACGAGGGTGCCGGTCCCGAGCACAGCAGCGCCCGCCTGGAGCGGTACCTGCAGCTGTGCGCGCAGAAGAACATGCAGGTCGTGGTGCCTTCGAGCGCCGCGCAGATCTTCCACCTGCTGCGCCGTCAGGTGCTGCGTCCGTACCGCAAGCCGCTGATCGTCATGACGCCCAAGAGCCTGCTGCGCAACAAGCTGGCCATGAGTCCCCTGTCGGAACTGGCCGAGGGCCGGTTCCACGAGGTCATCGGGGACGCCGGCGTGAGCGGGGCGCGGCGCGTGGTGATCAGCAGCGGGAAACTGCACTGGGAACTCACGGAGGCCCGCAACGCGGACGCCGAGGGGTACGCGGGAACGGCGCTGGTGCGGCTGGAGCAGCTGTATCCCTTCCCTGCCGAGGCGCTCGCGGCCGAGCTGGCCCGTCATCCGGGCGCGCAGGTCGTGTGGGCGCAGGAGGAACCGGAGAACCAGGGGGCGTGGCTGATGATCTGGGAGGACCTGGAGAAGGTCCTGGCACCGGGGCAGACGCTGAGCAGCTCCACCCGTCCGCGCAGCGCCAGCACCGCCGCCGGGTATGCCAGCGTGCATGCCAGGGAGCAGGCGAAGGTCATCGCGGACGCGCTCGGGGAGAAACTCGACCGGGCGGTCGTGGCCGATCAGAAGGAACTCGCCGAGACGGCCAAGCAGCAGGGCTGA
- the odhB gene encoding 2-oxoglutarate dehydrogenase complex dihydrolipoyllysine-residue succinyltransferase, translating to MADIKVPVFSESVSEGTLLTWHKKPGDTVKRGEVLAEIETDKVVLEVTALQDGVLVSVAKQEGDTVLSEETLGVVGDAGSAPAPAPAPAADPAEGPVANTAPADAGNEATRRDDLSPAVRKVVVENGLNPAQLPATGPKGNITKADALGAAAQQGAQAAAPAAAPVAAPVPTGARPEQRVPMTRIRQRISERLKEVQNTAALLTTFNEVNMQPAMDLRKKYQDQFVAKHGVKLGFMSLFVRAATEALKAFPVINASVEGKDIIYHGFYDIGIAVASDRGLVVPVLRDTDQMSLAGIEKAIGGYAQKAKAGKLTLEDMSGGTFSITNGGTFGSMMSTPIINAPQSAILGMHNIIERPIAQNGQVVIAPMMYIALSYDHRIIDGKEAVQFLVMIKNLLEDPARMLLEL from the coding sequence ATGGCGGACATCAAAGTTCCTGTTTTTTCCGAGTCGGTCAGCGAGGGTACGCTGCTGACGTGGCACAAGAAGCCCGGCGACACCGTGAAGCGCGGCGAGGTGCTCGCCGAGATCGAGACTGACAAGGTGGTGCTCGAGGTCACGGCGTTGCAGGACGGCGTGCTGGTCAGCGTCGCCAAGCAGGAGGGCGACACGGTCCTGAGCGAGGAGACGCTGGGCGTGGTCGGCGACGCGGGCAGCGCGCCCGCCCCCGCCCCGGCTCCGGCGGCGGATCCGGCGGAGGGTCCGGTGGCGAACACGGCCCCGGCCGACGCGGGGAACGAGGCGACGCGCCGCGACGACCTGTCGCCCGCGGTGCGCAAGGTGGTCGTCGAGAACGGCCTGAACCCCGCGCAGCTTCCCGCGACCGGCCCGAAAGGCAACATCACCAAGGCCGACGCGCTGGGCGCCGCTGCCCAGCAGGGCGCCCAGGCCGCAGCGCCCGCGGCCGCTCCGGTGGCCGCGCCCGTCCCGACCGGCGCGCGTCCCGAGCAGCGGGTGCCCATGACCCGCATCCGTCAGCGCATCAGTGAGCGCCTCAAGGAGGTGCAGAACACGGCGGCCCTGCTGACCACCTTCAACGAGGTGAACATGCAGCCCGCCATGGACCTGCGCAAGAAGTACCAGGATCAGTTCGTGGCGAAGCACGGCGTGAAACTGGGCTTCATGAGTCTGTTCGTGCGCGCCGCGACCGAGGCCCTCAAGGCCTTCCCGGTCATCAACGCCAGCGTCGAGGGCAAGGACATCATCTACCACGGCTTCTACGACATCGGCATCGCGGTCGCCAGTGACCGTGGGCTGGTCGTGCCGGTCCTGCGCGACACCGACCAGATGAGCCTCGCCGGGATCGAGAAGGCCATCGGCGGCTACGCCCAGAAGGCCAAGGCGGGCAAGCTGACCCTGGAAGACATGAGCGGCGGCACGTTCAGCATCACGAACGGCGGCACCTTCGGGTCCATGATGAGCACCCCGATCATCAACGCCCCGCAGAGCGCCATCCTGGGCATGCACAACATCATCGAGCGGCCCATCGCGCAGAACGGGCAGGTCGTGATCGCCCCCATGATGTACATCGCCCTGAGCTACGACCACCGCATCATCGACGGCAAGGAAGCCGTGCAGTTCCTCGTGATGATCAAGAACCTGCTGGAAGACCCGGCGCGGATGCTGCTGGAACTGTAA
- a CDS encoding S1C family serine protease: protein MGAYVTGRVSAERALVTPDEINTVEVSQKALQAVVRIDNRLQREQLQTGDDPIETGTGFFYKKDLIVTNYHVVQYQESLSVTLFNGRRVPAKIEGIDPGIDIAILRVSGVTAPATLRFGSSARLIPGQKLITLGTPFRIQNFVGSGVFSVAASARDVPRNDQLGAEISQYLTTTASVQQGNSGGPVLDSRGAVVGVADLNAAPNALVPGTVGIAIPGDLVKQSLDDLEKIGVPQRGTLGVTMVDLENLDPALRQLAGLSSSEGALVDQVPAGTAAARAGLRGSLRNSKDQLLAPLGDIIVAVDGQRVRDSFDVIRLVAAKRPGQSVTLRVWRNKKSVDVKVTLLKRTLQ from the coding sequence ATGGGCGCGTACGTCACGGGGCGCGTCAGCGCCGAACGGGCCCTGGTCACCCCGGACGAGATCAACACCGTCGAGGTCAGTCAGAAGGCGCTGCAGGCGGTCGTGCGGATCGACAACCGGCTTCAGCGCGAGCAGCTGCAGACCGGCGACGATCCCATCGAGACCGGCACCGGCTTCTTCTACAAGAAGGACCTGATCGTCACGAACTACCACGTGGTGCAGTACCAGGAGTCCCTGAGCGTCACGCTGTTCAACGGGCGGCGCGTGCCGGCCAAGATCGAGGGCATCGATCCGGGCATCGACATCGCGATCCTGCGCGTGAGCGGCGTGACGGCCCCCGCCACCCTGCGTTTCGGGTCGAGTGCGCGCCTGATTCCGGGGCAGAAACTGATCACGCTGGGGACTCCCTTCCGCATTCAGAATTTCGTGGGGAGCGGCGTGTTCAGCGTGGCGGCCAGCGCCCGCGACGTGCCCCGCAACGACCAGCTGGGCGCCGAGATCAGCCAGTACCTGACGACCACCGCCAGCGTGCAGCAGGGCAACAGCGGCGGGCCGGTCCTGGACTCGCGCGGCGCGGTCGTGGGGGTCGCGGACCTGAACGCCGCGCCGAACGCCCTGGTGCCCGGCACGGTCGGGATCGCCATTCCGGGGGACCTGGTCAAGCAGAGCCTGGACGACCTGGAGAAGATCGGGGTGCCGCAGCGTGGCACGCTGGGCGTGACCATGGTGGACCTCGAGAACCTGGACCCGGCGCTGCGGCAACTGGCGGGCCTGAGCAGTTCGGAGGGCGCGCTGGTGGATCAGGTGCCGGCCGGGACGGCCGCGGCCCGCGCGGGCCTGCGCGGCAGCCTGCGCAACAGCAAGGACCAGCTGCTCGCGCCGCTGGGCGACATCATCGTGGCGGTGGACGGCCAGCGCGTGCGGGACTCGTTCGACGTGATCCGGCTGGTGGCCGCCAAGCGCCCCGGTCAGTCGGTCACGCTGCGCGTGTGGCGCAACAAGAAGAGCGTGGACGTGAAGGTCACGCTGCTCAAACGCACCCTGCAGTAG
- a CDS encoding SPFH domain-containing protein — MNELQQAPVPTPHGGVSTRSGVASVERAAFGLPGVPVFLLWILLCALTVWAFASGQLILSGVLILSVIFVVVGFFIVQPNQATNLTLFGRYVGTERRNGLYWTNPLTVRKSVSLRIRNFNSERLKVNDLAGNPIEIAAVIVWRVVDTARAVFDVEDYTQFVAIQSETALRHLASQYPYDNYTDDTMSLRGNADEVAEALATELATRLRHAGVEVLEARLSHLAYAPEIAGAMLQRQQASAIIAARTQIVQGAVGMVQMALKELSEQDIVHLDEERKAQMVSNLLVVLTSERGTQPVVNAGSLY, encoded by the coding sequence ATGAACGAACTGCAACAGGCTCCCGTCCCCACCCCCCACGGCGGCGTCTCCACCCGCAGCGGCGTCGCCAGTGTCGAGCGCGCCGCCTTCGGCCTGCCCGGCGTACCGGTCTTCCTGCTGTGGATCCTGCTGTGCGCCCTGACCGTCTGGGCCTTCGCATCCGGGCAACTGATCCTCAGCGGCGTCCTGATCCTCAGCGTGATCTTCGTGGTCGTGGGCTTCTTCATCGTGCAGCCCAACCAGGCCACCAACCTCACCCTGTTCGGCCGCTACGTGGGCACCGAACGCCGCAACGGCCTGTACTGGACCAACCCCCTGACCGTGCGCAAGAGCGTCAGCCTGAGAATCCGGAACTTCAACTCCGAACGCCTGAAGGTCAACGACCTCGCGGGCAACCCCATCGAGATCGCCGCCGTGATCGTCTGGCGGGTCGTGGACACCGCCCGCGCCGTGTTCGACGTCGAGGACTACACCCAGTTCGTCGCCATCCAGAGCGAGACGGCCCTGCGGCACCTCGCCAGCCAGTATCCCTACGACAACTACACCGACGACACCATGAGCCTGCGCGGCAACGCCGACGAGGTCGCCGAGGCCCTCGCCACCGAACTCGCCACCCGCCTGCGCCACGCCGGCGTGGAAGTCCTCGAGGCGCGCCTGTCGCACCTCGCCTACGCCCCCGAGATCGCCGGGGCCATGCTGCAGCGCCAGCAGGCCAGCGCCATCATCGCCGCGCGCACCCAGATCGTGCAGGGCGCCGTCGGCATGGTCCAGATGGCCCTGAAGGAACTCAGCGAGCAGGACATCGTCCACCTCGACGAGGAACGCAAGGCGCAGATGGTCAGCAACCTGCTGGTCGTCCTCACCAGCGAACGCGGCACGCAGCCGGTCGTGAACGCCGGTAGCCTGTACTAG
- a CDS encoding FmdB family transcriptional regulator, producing MPTYLYKNIETGEVYELQQSMRDEAYTTHPETGVPVKRILARPGIAFKGSGFYVTDSRPRSGEGGGGE from the coding sequence ATGCCCACGTACCTGTACAAGAACATCGAAACCGGCGAAGTGTACGAACTGCAGCAGAGCATGCGTGACGAGGCCTACACCACGCACCCCGAGACGGGCGTGCCGGTCAAGCGCATCCTGGCCCGGCCCGGCATTGCCTTCAAGGGCAGCGGGTTCTACGTCACCGATTCCCGTCCCAGGAGCGGCGAGGGCGGCGGCGGCGAGTGA
- the glmS gene encoding glutamine--fructose-6-phosphate transaminase (isomerizing): MCGIVGYIGPRQAQDVLISGLAKLEYRGYDSAGIAIHDGAQIDVKKKAGKLENLSSLLGGHPLSGTLGIGHTRWATHGLPNDTNAHPHATEDGRIVIIHNGIIENYLTLKEGLQGRGHQFKSETDSEVLAHLIEEAYAGNLEEAVRAALAQVRGAYGIVVTHVDHREIVAARTVSPLVMGVGEGEMFLASDVPALLAYTRNMVFLHDGDMVVLNDDGFRVMDLAGNPQQRTIEHIEWDAEAAEKGGYDTYMLKEIYEQPQALTNTLIGRLHDDTGEVNLDINLDPGSFKRISIIACGTAFYAGLVGEYLIEQLARIPVEVDVASEYRYRDPLVSENTLAIVVSQSGETIDTLEALREAKKFGAKTLGVINAKGSSMTRELDDTLYIHAGPEIGVASTKAYTSMVSAFLMLALWLGRARGTLSEEQGAELLKAARELPRLVEEALAPERVARIKEVAEKYAMARDYLFLGRGVNSPTAYEGALKLKEISYIHAEAYAAGEMKHGPIALIDENLPVAVIATESRLLEKTISNVQEVRARAGKVILFLSDGDTENARHGDDVIYVPRAHEMVSPVVNAVAMQLLAYFTATALGKDVDKPRNLAKSVTVE; the protein is encoded by the coding sequence ATGTGCGGAATCGTTGGATACATCGGCCCCCGGCAGGCGCAGGACGTTCTCATCTCCGGCCTTGCCAAACTGGAATACCGCGGCTACGACAGCGCCGGCATCGCCATTCATGACGGCGCGCAGATCGACGTGAAGAAGAAAGCCGGGAAACTCGAGAACCTCAGCAGTCTGCTGGGCGGCCACCCGCTGTCCGGCACGCTCGGCATCGGGCACACCCGCTGGGCCACGCACGGCCTGCCGAACGACACGAACGCCCACCCTCACGCCACCGAGGACGGCCGCATCGTCATCATCCACAACGGCATCATCGAGAACTACCTGACCCTCAAAGAGGGCCTCCAGGGACGCGGGCACCAGTTCAAGAGCGAGACCGACAGCGAGGTGCTGGCCCACCTGATCGAGGAAGCCTACGCGGGCAACCTCGAAGAGGCGGTCCGCGCGGCCCTCGCGCAGGTGCGCGGCGCGTACGGCATCGTCGTCACGCACGTCGACCACCGCGAGATCGTCGCCGCGCGCACCGTCAGCCCGCTCGTCATGGGCGTCGGCGAGGGCGAGATGTTCCTGGCGTCCGACGTGCCCGCCCTGCTGGCCTACACCCGCAACATGGTGTTCCTGCACGACGGCGACATGGTCGTCCTGAACGACGACGGCTTCCGCGTCATGGACCTCGCCGGCAACCCCCAGCAGCGCACCATCGAGCACATCGAATGGGACGCCGAGGCCGCCGAGAAGGGCGGGTACGACACGTACATGCTCAAGGAAATCTACGAGCAGCCCCAGGCCCTCACGAACACCCTGATCGGCCGCCTGCACGACGACACCGGCGAGGTCAACCTCGACATCAACCTCGACCCCGGCTCCTTCAAACGCATCAGCATCATCGCCTGCGGCACCGCCTTCTACGCCGGACTGGTCGGCGAGTACCTGATCGAGCAGCTGGCCCGCATTCCCGTCGAAGTCGACGTGGCCAGCGAGTACCGCTACCGCGACCCCCTGGTCAGCGAGAACACCCTGGCCATCGTCGTCTCCCAGAGCGGCGAGACCATCGACACCCTGGAAGCGCTGCGCGAGGCCAAGAAGTTCGGCGCGAAGACCCTCGGCGTCATCAACGCCAAGGGCAGCTCCATGACCCGCGAACTCGACGACACGCTGTACATCCACGCCGGACCCGAGATCGGCGTCGCCAGCACCAAGGCGTACACGAGCATGGTCAGCGCGTTCCTGATGCTGGCCCTGTGGCTGGGCCGCGCCCGCGGCACCCTCAGCGAGGAGCAGGGCGCCGAACTCCTGAAAGCCGCCCGCGAACTGCCCCGCCTGGTCGAGGAAGCCCTGGCCCCCGAACGCGTGGCCCGCATCAAGGAAGTCGCCGAGAAGTACGCCATGGCGCGCGACTACCTGTTCCTGGGGCGCGGCGTGAACAGCCCCACCGCCTACGAGGGCGCCCTGAAACTCAAGGAGATCAGCTACATCCACGCCGAGGCGTACGCAGCCGGCGAGATGAAGCACGGCCCCATCGCCCTGATCGACGAGAACCTGCCGGTCGCCGTGATCGCCACCGAGAGCCGCCTGCTGGAAAAGACCATCAGCAACGTGCAGGAAGTCCGCGCCCGCGCCGGCAAGGTCATCCTGTTCCTCAGTGACGGCGACACCGAGAACGCCCGCCATGGCGACGACGTCATCTACGTCCCCCGCGCGCACGAGATGGTCAGCCCCGTCGTGAACGCCGTCGCCATGCAACTCCTGGCGTACTTCACGGCCACCGCGCTGGGCAAGGACGTGGACAAACCCCGCAACCTCGCCAAGAGCGTCACCGTCGAGTAA